A region from the Deltaproteobacteria bacterium genome encodes:
- a CDS encoding DUF4382 domain-containing protein, producing the protein MKNRYASLFIVATIIVTGLLACQSGKDGPGGETGSVAILLTDRPTGDFDNIWVTIEKIELISESSKVTLFDKTEKEIRVDLLDLENESSLIFLESGILAGPYSKIRLHVTEIELVNGESIIVEKLLANGKIDLNPRMTFFVDPGQTLVVEVDFDAHNSIHVVETGSSMYLFRPVVFVNIVDEFGEGKIIRASGVVTNREDEGFTLCEIESLGTASTASPVDDLSKCVDVRIASSTFFDDEGSPAGYEDISEGDFVTLFGKVHVGDGGTLGAQESSPPLALDAFVVGRGTLSRADGIIRSALSAGEFPLETSLLGQADDTGIATVQVWDETGIFSKSGQFLASLSITGGTFATVYGIFDPTNSLLLSAEAILIGDSTSPETLSGVISGSTITSEMTFLATDTGIACVTVTEDAQVVTTIQDESGFSINQAGHFEDLQIGDGVTLLGAYDSGIPPCFIADAVFAFRE; encoded by the coding sequence ATGAAAAACCGATACGCATCTCTCTTTATCGTGGCAACCATCATTGTCACCGGGCTCCTTGCCTGCCAATCGGGAAAGGATGGGCCAGGGGGTGAAACGGGAAGCGTTGCAATCCTTCTGACAGACAGGCCGACAGGAGATTTCGACAACATCTGGGTAACCATCGAAAAGATAGAGCTTATCTCCGAAAGCAGCAAGGTGACCCTGTTCGATAAAACGGAGAAAGAGATACGGGTGGACCTTCTGGATCTTGAAAACGAGTCATCCCTCATCTTTCTGGAATCGGGAATCCTTGCTGGCCCGTACAGCAAGATACGCCTGCACGTAACCGAAATAGAACTGGTTAACGGGGAGAGCATTATCGTTGAGAAACTTCTGGCAAACGGCAAGATAGACCTGAACCCGCGGATGACCTTTTTCGTCGACCCCGGCCAGACCCTGGTCGTCGAGGTCGACTTCGACGCGCACAATTCCATTCACGTCGTCGAGACGGGAAGCAGCATGTACCTCTTTCGCCCCGTGGTGTTCGTGAATATCGTGGACGAATTCGGGGAGGGAAAAATCATCCGGGCCTCCGGCGTGGTCACGAACCGGGAAGACGAGGGGTTTACCCTCTGCGAGATCGAGTCTCTCGGCACGGCATCCACAGCGTCCCCGGTGGATGACCTGAGCAAATGCGTGGACGTACGAATCGCGAGCTCCACGTTCTTCGATGACGAGGGCTCGCCTGCCGGGTACGAAGATATCAGCGAGGGGGATTTCGTGACCCTCTTCGGAAAGGTCCACGTGGGCGACGGCGGCACCCTCGGCGCGCAGGAAAGCTCCCCGCCCCTTGCGCTCGACGCTTTCGTCGTGGGCAGGGGCACCCTCAGCAGGGCTGACGGGATCATCCGCTCGGCGCTTTCTGCCGGAGAGTTTCCCCTCGAAACCTCTTTGCTGGGCCAGGCGGACGACACCGGGATCGCCACCGTTCAGGTCTGGGACGAGACGGGGATATTTTCGAAATCGGGCCAGTTCCTGGCCTCGTTATCCATAACCGGGGGCACCTTCGCAACGGTATACGGGATCTTCGACCCCACTAACTCTTTGCTTCTGAGCGCCGAGGCCATACTCATCGGGGACAGCACATCACCCGAGACGCTCAGCGGCGTCATATCGGGCAGCACAATCACGAGCGAGATGACCTTCCTTGCAACCGACACCGGCATTGCCTGCGTTACAGTAACCGAAGACGCTCAGGTTGTAACGACGATTCAGGACGAGTCCGGGTTTTCGATAAACCAGGCAGGACACTTCGAAGATCTGCAGATTGGGGACGGGGTAACTCTCCTTGGCGCCTACGACTCCGGCATCCCGCCGTGCTTCATCGCAGACGCGGTCTTCGCGTTCCGCGAATAG
- the smpB gene encoding SsrA-binding protein SmpB, with the protein MEKIRTIATNRRASRDYEISERFEAGIALEGSEVKSIRQGMVNIKDSFARVRDGEVFVFNMHISPYSHADRRFIDPERTRKLLMRKREISYLFGKTREKGLTLIPLKVYIRGRYVKLELGLARGKKVYDKRDDVKTREARREIDRAIKKKLK; encoded by the coding sequence ATGGAAAAGATACGGACCATAGCGACGAACCGCCGTGCCTCGCGCGACTACGAGATTTCCGAGAGATTCGAGGCCGGGATCGCCCTTGAAGGGAGCGAGGTGAAGTCCATCCGGCAGGGGATGGTGAACATAAAGGATAGCTTTGCCCGGGTACGGGATGGGGAGGTGTTCGTGTTCAACATGCACATCAGCCCGTACAGCCATGCAGACAGGCGCTTTATCGATCCCGAGCGGACCAGGAAGCTGCTCATGAGAAAGCGGGAGATCAGCTACCTGTTCGGGAAGACACGGGAGAAAGGGCTTACCCTCATACCCCTGAAGGTGTATATCAGGGGCAGATACGTGAAGCTGGAGCTCGGTCTTGCCCGGGGAAAGAAGGTGTATGACAAGCGGGACGATGTGAAGACCCGCGAGGCGAGAAGGGAGATCGACCGGGCGATCAAGAAAAAGCTCAAATGA